CCCAACGTTCCCAACGCGTACCAAGTGATCGTCAGCAAGGCCAACGGCACCGGGCTGTACCAGTCCAACGCGCAGGTCACGATGAGCAAGCTGGTCGGTGAGTTCGACACCAACGAGGCCGTCTCGCACGGTCCCGTCGAGGTCAAGGCGCTGCAGGGCTGGCAGCCGACCGATGCCTCGCTCGTCATGTATCAGGGTTTCCCGTCCTCGATCGTGGAGGGCACCTTCCGGCAGGACGGCGAGACCCTCAACACCTCTCGCCGTGCCGTGATCATCACGCAGGGCAAGGACCGTTTCCTGGTCCAGCTCGCCGTGACGACCACCGTCGGCAACGCCATCGCCGAGGCGCCCGCCACGGACCTGATCGTCAACGGACTGCGCTTCGGAGATGGCGCTCCGGTCACCGCGCCGGTCGCCGACCCCAACGCGCTCGCCGATCCGGACGCCCTGCCCGCCGCGCCCGTCACGCCTGCTCCCGGCGTTCCCGCGCCTGCGGACCCCAACGCGCCGGCTTCGCCGGCACCGGCCGTCCCGGGCCTGCCGCCCTTGCCCACGCTGCCTGCGCTGGTGCCACCGGCGCCGCCCGCGGCATAACCAGCCGCAGACCCCGCTTAAACTGAGTGGGTGTTGATCGCCGCCGTCGTGACCGTCGCCCTCGCCGGGCTGCTGGCCGCGTTGGCGGCGGCGGCATTCCTACGGGCTCCGCACGGTAGCCCCCAACGGATGCTCGCACCCGCCCAGTCCGCGGCCGCGATCATCCTGGCGGCAGGCGCCCTGGCTGCGCTATTCGGCTCCACCGCAATCGGTTTGGTGGGGCTGGTGGTCTGCGGCATCGCCGCCGTGGTGACGGTGGGCGCGGCGGCGTGGCAGGTCGCGCAGTACACCACCGCCGCGCAACAGATGTCGTCCGCGGGCGGCTGCGGCAGTTCCTGCGGGGGATGTCCCAGCGCCGGCCGCGGTGGCTCGTCCGTGTGCGCGCGGCCCTGACGTGTCCAATCTTTAGACACGTCGGTTGCTACCTCATCCGAATGTGAGCGTATTCGCCCACGTCGGCCCCTTTTTTGGTGTGATGTTTCCGGGCACTCGTAGACGGGTGGGATGAGCCTCTTGCGGGAAGACCGTCGGCGGTGGTCAGAAAGGGAGCCGTGAAAGACACCAAGCAGATGGTGAAGTTCATCCTCGTTGGTGTTCTCGCTGTCGCTTCCGGCATCGCCGCATACATCTATCGCGATGACCAACTGGTCGTGGATCTGCTCACCATCCCCTTGTTCACCGGCATCATCGGGTACATCACCAACTGGACCGGCGTGCTGATGCTGTTCGCACCCTTGCGTTTCTACGGCTGGCGTATACCCGGACTACGCACGCTGTATGCGTTCCTACCCCGGCGTGTGCAGGTGATCCCGGCCATCACCTCGGACGGACGCTTCGGGTGGCAGGGCATCGTGCCCTCGCGCGCCGAGAAGATGGCCAGCATCGCCGTCGACAAGAGCCTCGCCAAACTCGGCAGCATCTCGGATTTCTACGAGCAGCTCGAGCCGGACCTCATCGCCAATCACCTTGCTCTGATTGCCAAGTCAGAGATCCGCAGCGTCATCACCAAGATCATGGAGCGCGAGGACCCGCAGCTGTGGCACAACCTGCCGCCGGCCCTGCGGGAGATGATGTTCAAGCGCATCGAAAACCAGCTGCCACAGATCGTCAAGAACATGACCGATCAGATCGGCGAGAACATCGAGCAACTCGTCGATGCCAAGCTGATGATCATCCGGTATCTCACCGCACATCCCAAGCTGCTCAACGACATATTCCGCACCATGGGGCACAAAGAGCTGCAGTTCATGCAGAACTTCGGGTTCTACTTCGGCTATCCGATGGGCTTCGTCCTCGTGGCGATCCTGCACTCCCTTCCTCATCACTGGTGGACGCCGTGGATCGTGCTGCCGCTGGGCGGCGTGATCATCGGGTACATCGTCAACTATCTCGGCATCACCATGATTTTCGAACCGGTCCACCCCAACAAATGGGTGCCGTGGCGTCAGGGCCTTTTCATCAAACGCAAGTCGGAAATCTCAGAGGAGTACGCGCGCACCATCTCCGAGAACGTCATCACGCTGGAGAACATCGGTAACGAGATGCTCAACGGGCCGCGGTCGGACCGCACCCGCCAGATGCTCGCCGATGGCATCCGGCCCGCACTGGAGCAAGCACTCGGCCCCGCGCGCCGCGCGATTCGCGTAGCGGTCGGACGGCGCCAATACGACCAGATCACCGAATCGGTAACCATCGAGGCAACCGGCTTTGCGCCCCTTGCGTTTTCCGATCCGGAGTTCAACAAGCAACGTCAGGGCAAGATCGGCGCCTTCGTCTCGACCCAGATGCACAAGCTCTCGCTGGATGACTTCAACGAATTGCTGCGCTCGGCCGTCAAACAGGACGAATGGTTGCTGTTCGTACACGGCGCCGTCCTGGGCGCGGCCGGCGGCCTGGCCCACCTACTCATCTTCCCGCCAGCGGGCTGACACATGCCCGTAATCGACCTGACAAGATGATGCCCGATGACCGATAACACGCCCGTCCCCGCGCACAACAATCGTGAGCTCCGGCCCGATCGCGTGGTCCAAGGGGTCGCCATGCTGGCCGCGAAAACCTGGTGGCGCGGCGTGAAGTGGTCGGCCGATATCGCCACCACGACGGGCACCAAGATCATCGACGACATCCGGGCGGGGCGCTCTGCCACCGACATCGCCCTCTCGGCGACCGAGCACGTCCTGGGCGCCGTGCGCGACGCGCTGCAGCTGCCCAGTGAGTCTTCCGGCGGAATCACCCTCGCCAAGCCGCAAAGGCCGGCCCCGTCCCGGGTGACCATCGACATCACCGAGTCGGCCACCCCCGACTGCGATGAATTGCGCCGCCGCGGAGCCGAATTGCTGCGGCGTTCGGCCGATGTCACCGACGTCGAGGACACCCATCCCGCCTATGCCCGGATCATCAACCAGCTGGCGCCCGACGAGGCCCGCATCCTGCGGTTCCTGGCCGCGCACGGAGCGCAACCGGTGGTGGACGTGCGCACCAGCCGCCCGTTCGACGTGGGCTCGGAGATGATCGCCGAGGGTTTGTCCATGGTCGCGGAACGATCCGGATGCCGCTACATCGACCGCAACAACGCCTACACCAACAACCTGGTGCGTCTCGGTTTGGTCCGTGCGTCACCGGAATCTGTTGCGGCCGAGCGCTATCAGGTGCTAGAGGTACAGCCCGACGTTGTCGCGGCATGCCGGCGCGCAGGCCGCGCGCACAAGACCGTTCGCCGCAGCATCCACCTGACCCCATTCGGTGAGGACTTCTGCCGTGCCGTCATCCCCACCGATCCGTCGGTGGGCGACGATCTATAGATCTAGTTGCGGCTGACGTCGATGGGGTGCGTCGCCAACAAGGACAACGGCAACGGCTGACGCCGCAGCACCTTGGCCCACAGGTCATCGTGTGCGTCGGTCAGCACATCGGAAGGCAGCGCCGACAACACGATCCAGTCGTCGCGCTCCACCTCGCCCTCCAGCTGACCGATGGTCCACCCCGAGTAGCCGGCGAAAACCCGCACGCCCTCCACCAGCGGCGCGATGTCCTCGGGTTCGGCATCCAGATCGACCATCGCCATACGGCCCGCAACATGGCGCAGACCCTTCACGCCTTCGATGCTGGCCCCGGCCCGCAACGTGGCCAGACACAGCGCCGCGTCCCGCTTGACCGGGCCGCCGATGAACATCGTCTTCGGCTTGCCTACCAGCTTGGCCCACTGCGGCAACACGTTGTAGACCGCGGTCTCGCTGGGCCGGTTCAGCACCACACCCAACGTGCCACCGTCGTTGTGCTCGACGATGAAGATCACGCTGCGCCGAAACGTCGGTTCGAAGAGGTTGGTGTTGGCGACCAACAGGGTGCCCGCCCGCAAACGGTGTGCGGGCGGCGCCATATAACCCTCGCCATATGCCTCGCCCTCTTCGGGCTCGTCCCCGTGCGCCACCTCATCATCATGACACCGTTTGCCGTTTCATGACTTGTGCTCGGCCAACCGCTACACATTTGTAGTGTGGGCGTTAAACGCTCCGTTGAACCCGTAGCCCGATCTCGACACACGAAAGCGACTCACACATGACCGCGCGCCACTCGCCGCTGAGCCTGTGGCGCGCCATCCACGATCTGCCCGACTTCGGGCGGTTGGTGTGGGTACGGCTACTGACGCAGTTCAGCGACGGCCTCTTTCAGGCCGGACTGGCCGGTGCGCTGCTGTTCAACCCCGAGCGTGAGGCCGAACCCTGGGCCATCGCCGGCGCGTTCGCGGTGCTGTTCCTGCCCTACTCGGCAATCGGCCCCTTCGCGGGCGCGCTGCTGGACCGCTGGGACCGCCGTGCCGTCCTGATCTGCGCCAACCTGATCCGGGTATTGCTGGTGGCCCTGGTCGGGATCGAACTGGCCTTCAGCGCCGACGACGTGGTGCTGCTACTCGGCGCGCTGATCGTCAACGGCGTCACCCGATTCGTGACCTCGGGCTTGTCGGCGGCCCTCCCCCATGTGGTGCCGCGCGATCAGGTGGCCACCATGAACTCGGTGGCCACCGCCGTCGGCGCCACCGCCACCTTCGTGGGCGCCAACTTCATGCTGATGCTCCGCGCTGTCTTCGGTGCCGGGGACTTGGGTTCTGCCACAGTCATTTTCCTGGTGATCGTGCCGACAACGGCAGCCGCGTGGGTTGCCTCCGGATTTCCCGGGGACCGACTGGGCCCTGACGACACCGTGCGGGCCATACACGGCTCGGCCTTCTACGCCGTCGCCACCGGATGGCTGCACGGTGCGCGCACCATCGTCAACACGCCGTCGGTGTTCGACGCGCTCATCGGATTGGCCGCCCACCGCATGGTGTTCGGCCTCAACACCTTGCTGGTGCTGGTCCTGGTCCGCAACAACGAGTCGATCTTCGCCGGAATAGGTGCCGCGGCATTGTTCCTGGCGTGCACCGGCATCGGTTCGTTCCTGGGAACGGTGTCCACCCCGGCACTACTGCGGCGGTTCGGCCGCGGACGCACCCTCGGCATGGCGCTCGGAGGTGCGGTCGTCCTGCAGCTGCTCGCCTCGGGCCTATTCATCCCGATTCTGCTGACCGCGGCGTTCGGCCTCGGCATGGCCGGGCAGGTGATCAAGCTGTGCGCCGATGTCGGCATGCAAACAGACGTCGACGACGCCCTGCGCGGACACGTCTTCGCCGTGCAGGACTCGCTGTTCTGGGTCACGTTCACCGGTGCGATGAGTGTGGGTGCCGCCTTCATCACGCATGCGCACTGGCTGGCCTTCTCCGGCGCGGTGATCTACTTGATCGGGTTGATCGTGCACATGACCCGGACCCTCTGGCCCAACCCGCCCAACACTGGATCCCTGCCCACCCAGCCCGACTCTGGATCCCAGCCCGACCCGGAAGGACAAGCCCGTGACCTCGACCGCTGACGCAGTCATCGACGACCTCCGCGCCGAAAGCGATGAACTGGACGCCCTGGTGGCTTCGCTACCCGAGCAGGGCTGGGCCCGGGATACGCCCGCGGCGGGCTGGACTGTCGCTCACCAGATAGCGCATCTGCACTGGACCGATGCGCAGTCCCTGCTGGCAGTCACCGACCCCGGGGGCTTCGCCGAAGAGCTGCCCAAGGCCATGGCCGATCCACTCGGGTTCGTGGACAAGGCGGCCGAAGAAACCGCCCAAATCCCGCCGGCCGACCTACTCATCCGATGGCGCAGCACCCGCAACCAGCTACACGCGGCGCTGCGCGCCGTGCCGGACGGTGTCAAGATTCCCTGGTACGGCCCACCCATGAGCGCGGCGTCCATGGGCACCGCACGTTTGATGGAAACCTGGGCGCACGGTCTCGACGTCGCCGATACGCTCGGCGTGCCGCTCGCTCCTACCGCACGCATCAAATCGATTGCCCACCTTGGTGTTCGAACCCGGGACTTTGCCTTCTCGGTGCATTCGCTGCCGGCTCCCACCGAACCGTTCCGAGTCGAGCTGACCGGCCCCGACGGCGATACCTGGACCTGGGGTCCCGAAGAGGCCGCCCAGCGTGTCACCGGATCGGCCCTGGACTTCTGCTACCTGGTGACCCAACGCCGACCCCGCGCCGAACTCGATCTGCGGGCCAGCGGTGAGGACGCCGAGAGATGGCTCTCGATCGCCCAGGCCTTCGCAGGCCCGCCCGGCGCCGGCCGGGGGTGAATGCTTCGGCATTCAGCCGCGCGCTCTATCCCTCGGAGGCGATGTTCGCGGGTAACCGAAGCACTGTGGCGTACTCGGCGTTCGGCACCGGCACTCTCAAAATTGATGCTCTGACAACAGCTTTCCGCGCGCTGTTGGCGAGCTACCCGGTGCTGTGTGCGCAGGTCGTGCCTGCCGAGCACGGGTACGTGCTGCACCACGCTGCGCGCCCGCCCGCACTACAGATAGGTACATCCACCGCTCTACCCCGGACAGGGTTCACCATCGCCGACCCCGACGCGGTCTGTGCCATCGACGTGGCACAGGCCGGCAACGACTTTCGGTTAACGCTGCTGATCCACCACAGCGTCGCCGACGCGGTCGCCGGGCTGCGCTATCTGGAAGTGTTGTGTGCGTTCTATACCCGCGTGGTCGAGACGGGATCGGTCGGGACCGTCCGCTCGCATCCACTCGCCCTCTCGCTGGAACAGTTCCTTGCCGACCGCGGATACGTCATACCCGAGGCCGGCGCACCCCCGGCGCCGCGCGCAGAGACGGCGGCCGACACGACGGTCGTGGTTCGGCACGGGCGCACCCGGCTCGGGCGCGAGCAGACCACGAAGTTGGTCGACACGGCCCGCGCGGCGTCCCTCACCGTGCACGGACTCGCGTGTGCCGCGATTCTGCTGGCCGCTCATGCGCTTTCACGGTCGCAAGGCCCGGTCACTTTCGGCCTGACATCATCGGTGAACCTACGCACGCGAACAGTCGCACCCATCACCGCGACGCAAGGCACGGTGATCCAAGGAGCCGACACCGCCATTCTGGCTGTAGGACCCGATGATGACCCGCTGCGCCTGGCCTGTGCCGTACTGGAATCTCTGGGCAGTGGCCTCATGGGTCAGACTGTGCACCAAGCATTTCTGCGCCAACCGCGGCTACAGCAACAGCCCACCGAGAACCCACTGATGGTCACGAACTGGGGTCGGATACCTGTGCTGCGTTTGCCCCACAGAGCGCGCATACACGACTTCCGCGCCACCGTCCGCGGTCGGCACATCGGGTTGCGCGCCACGACACTTCCACCGAGCTTCTTCATCACCACCTGTGACGGACGACTCAGCATCGATCATCCCGCCTGGGTTGCCGACGAGTCCGATCCCACCGTCGCGTGGTCGGCGGCCCTAAGACGGGCCTTCGACCACGTTCTCCGTTGACGGCCGCGGCGGTGCGAGCGGGCGAGACGTGTCGGCGATCCCGTCTGCGTTGGCATCGGTGACTTCCACGTCCCAACGCCCGTCGCCGGTGGTATCGGCATACACGGAGACCCCGGAATCGGTGGTGCGGAAGGCCCTTTCGGCATCGCCGTCGTTGTCGATATCGAGCAGCTGATCGGGCTTTCCGTCCCCGTCGATATCGGCTGTGCCACCGGGATGTTCGACCCCGTCTAGCCCGAACCAGCTGATCGATCCGCTTCGTTCCACGTGAAACGCCCACGTGCCCAAGCCATCATCGGTGAAGTATGTCTCGGGCCTGCCATCGTTGTCCACGTCGAGCACGCTGTGGTCCGCAGATCCGTCCCCGTCGGAGTCCCACATCACGTCGTCGAACAATCCGTCGCCGTCGAAATCCAGCCGCACCGCATCGAGCACACCGTCGCCGTCCAGGTCCGCATTGGGCGGTGCATCCCACGCGGTGACGATGCCGTCACCCGCACCGAAGCAGTAGTCCATACCCGATACGAGGCCCCGGCGGCGTCGGCCGTTCCGCCGTTCTGTGGCATGTGGATAACCACGCGGACAGAACGTGCGCTGATATCGGTTCACATACGTAGGAGGGGATCCGCGGCGATTCGGTTCCGCTCCGTAGTCTCTGACCCCGTGGATGCCCCTACCCTCACGTTGCTCCTGGCCGCCGCGTCCGCCGCCGGCTGGGTCGACGCGGTGGTCGGTGGCGGGGGGTTGATCCTCATCCCGGTGCTCCTGCTCGTCTTCCCGGGGATGGCTCCGGCGACCGCGCTGGGGACCAACAAGCTGGCGGCGCTGTCGGGCACCGCATCCGCCGCCATCAGGCTTCTCCCGAAAACCCCGCTGAACTGGCGCGCACTGCTGGGAGCCTTTGTCACTGCGGCAGCCTTCGCCAGTGCGGGTGCCTACACCGCCTCGCGGCTGCCGGTGTCCGTGTTCAAACCCGTGGTTCTGATTCTGCTCGTGACCGTGGGGGTGTTCGTCGCCACCCGACCGCAGTTCGGGACCGCGACAGCCGGGACCATGCGCACCAGGACCGCCACCCTGACGGCGCTGGCGATCGCCGCCGTCCTGATCGCGTTCTACGACGGCATCATGGGCCCGGGTACCGGGACTTTCATGATCATCGCCCTGACCGCCGCGGCGGGGATGACCTTCCTGGAAAGCTCGGCCACCGCCAAGGTGCTCAACTCCGGAACCAACGTCGGGGCGCTCATCGTCTTCGCCTCGCAGGGTCACGTGTTGTGGCTGCTCGGACTGGCACTGGGCGTCGCGAACATCATCGGCGCCCAGATCGGCGCGCATATGGCGCTGGGTCGCGGCGCCGGGTTTGTCCGCGTGGTGCTGCTGGTGGTCGTCGTGGTGATGGTGGGCAAGCTCGGCTACGACATGCTCGGCTGAGCCCGATCAGGAACGCTCCGCCCACCATTGCCGCAGTGCCTCGACCGCCGCGTCGTGATCGAGCGGGCCCCGCTCCAGCCGGAGCTCCTTCAGGAACCGCCACGCCTCCCCCACGATCGGGCCGGCCGGGACTCCCAGCAGCTCCATGATCGCGTTGCCGTCGAGATCGGGCCGTACCCGCGCCAGATCCTCCTTGGCCGCGAGCTCGGCAATGCGTTCCTCGAGCCCATCGTAATTGGCCTGCAACCGCGCCGCGCGCCGCTTGTTGCGGGTCGTGCAGTCCGCACGCACCAGCTTGTGCAGTCGCGGCAACAGCGGACCGGCGTCGGTGACGTAGCGGCGCACGGCGGAATCGGTCCAGGTGCCATCGCCATATCCGTGGAATCGCAGATGCAGGTACACCAGCTGCGACACGTCGTCGACCATCTGCTTGGAGTACTTCAGTGCCCGCATCCGCTTGCGCACCATCTTGGCGCCGACCACCTCGTGGTGGTGAAAGCTCACCCCGCCGCCGTCCTCGTGCCGGCGAGTGGCCGGCTTGCCGATGTCGTGCAGCAGCGCCGCCCAACGCAGCACCAGATCGGGACCCTCGTCTTCGAGATCCACCGCCTGCTCCAACACGGTCAGCGAGTGACGGTAGACGTCCTTGTGCTGATGGTGCTCATCGATGGTCAGCCGCATCTCACCGACCTCCGGCAGCACCACCGCGCCCAGGCCGCTGTCCACCAGCAGGTCGATCCCGGCGACCGGATGTGCGCCCACGATCAGCTTGTCCAGCTCGGCCTGCACCCGCTCGGCGGTGATCCGCCCCAGCTGCCCCGCCATCGCATGCAACGCCTCCAGCACGCGCGGTGCCACCGTGAAGCCGAGTTGCGAGACGAAGCGCGCGGCCCGCAGCATGCGCAGCGGGTCGTCACCGAACGAGATCTCCGGGGCCGACGGGGTATCCAGCACCCCGGTGCGCAGGGCCTCCAGCCCATTCAACGGGTCGCAGAACTCCCCGGGTCCTTCCGGTCCGATCTTGACTGCCATCGCGTTCACCGTGAAGTCCCGGCGCACCAGATCGCCCTCGAGGCTGTCGCCGAACACCACCTCGGGGTTGCGTGACTGCTGGTCATAGCTGTCACTGCGGAAGGTGGTGATCTCCACCCGCTGCCCCTTGCGCGCCACCCCGATGGTGCCGAAGGCGATGCCGGTGTCCCAGATGGCCTCGGCCCATCCCGTGACCAACTCCTGCACCTGCGCCGGGCGGGCATCGGTGGTGAAATCCAGATCGGTGCCCAACTTGCCCAGGGCGGCATCACGAACGCTGCCCCCCACCAAATACAGGGTGAAGCCCGCGGAATCGAAGAGCGCACCCAGCTCCGAGAGCATCTTCTTGTGCCGGTTCAGGGTCACCGCGGCGGTGGCCAACAGCTCGGCGGTCGGTATCGATTCGGGCACGTCGGGACAGCCTACCGGCGCGTATCGCAAGAGCTCTCAGTAGCGGGAACTACTATCACATGGGTGTCTGACTCCTCCGGCGGTTCCCGCACGGGTGGGTCGTCGGACGAGCCCGCCGATGAGCCGCTTGCGCGAAGAGACTCCAGCGGTGGCTCAGCGCGCGGCAGAGGCTCGCGCCGCGGTCGGCGCAACCGAACGCAGGGTCGCGCACAGGGCCGGGCGCAAAGCGCCGGCACTCCGACGGCCTCCCCCGCCGCCGGCGGTCCCCACCCGACAAACGCAGCTAACGGCGCTACCGGCAAAGGACGCGGACGCACAAAGGGCCGAGCCGCCGCAGCGTCCTTGCGGACGGTGCGTGAAACCTCGGCCGGTGGCCTGGTCATCGCAGGAATCGACGGCCCCAAGGACGGTCAGGTGGCCGCCCTCATCGGGCGTACCGATCGGCGCGGCCGCATGCTGTGGTCACTGCCCAAGGGCCACATCGAACAGGGCGAGACCGCCGAGCAGACCGCGATCCGCGAAGTGGCCGAGGAAACCGGTATCCGGGGCAGTGTTCTCGCCGCACTCGGCAGCATCGACTACTGGTTCGTCACCGAGGGCCGGCGCGTACACAAGACCGTGCACCACTACCTGATGCGCTCTCTGGGCGGCGAGCTCTCCGACGACGACGTCGAGGTCACCGAGGTCGCCTGGGTACCGCTCGGCGAGCTGCCCACCCGCCTGGCATACGCCGACGAACGCCGCCTTGCCGAGGTGGCCGGCGATCTGATCGACAAGCTGCACTCCGGCGGACCCGAATCGCTGCCGCCGTTGCCCCCCTCCGCGCCACGACGACGCCCCCAAACGCACTCCAGCACGCATAGGACTCCGGGCCGTCGAACCGGGCGTGGTCCACAGCAATGACCCGACTCACGCATCGCAGCGCGACGCGTGTGGCGGCAGTCCTTGCCGTCCTCGCGCTTGTCCTGCTGGGCGCGCCCTGGTCGACACCGCAGGCCCACGCGTACCGCGACGGTCAGTTCCTCAAGGTCCTCATCGACGAGGTGAGCCCCCAAACCGTCACCACTGTCGACTCGACGGTGACCGTGCGGGGCACCGTGGCCAATGTCGGTGATCGCCCGGTCACCGACGTGGTGGTCCGGCTGGAACGGGCCGACGCGGTTACCGCCAGCGCCGACCTGCGCGCCAATCTGCACGGCCGCCACGATCAGTACCGGCCCGTCGGCGAGTTCGTCACCGTCGCAGGCACCCTGGAACAGGGACAGCAGCGCCCCTTCACGCTCGCCTTCCCGCTGCGCGGAGGTACCGGGCCGAACTGGAACATCGAGACACCCGGGGTCTATCCGGCCCTGGTGAACGTCAACGGCACCCCCGACTACGGCGCCGCCGCCCGGCTCGACGACGCCCGCTTCCTGCTCCCGGTTCTCGGGGTGCCCCCACCCACCGGTGCCGCCTCCGAGCCCGAGATCGCTCCCGACACCTCTCGCCCGGTGGGTCTGACGCTGCTGTGGCCCCTGGCCGATCGTCCGCGGCTGGCCCCCGGCCAGCCCGGTGGACCGACACCCGTACGCCTGCTCGACGACCAACTGGAACGCTCCCTTTCCCCCGGAGGCCGGCTGGACGCCCTGCTGGGCGCCCTGGAATTCGCGACCGACGCCGCCGTCGACCCGAAGGGGGACCTGGGCCGGACGGTCTGCGTAGCGGTCGACCCCGATCTGCTCGTGACGGTCAACGAGATGACCCTGGGCTACCAGGTCCTCGACGACTCCGCCGACCCCGCCGGTCCGGTTCATCCCGGCACCGGGCAGGGACTCGCCCTGGCGTGGCTCGATCGGCTGCGCGCCATGGCACGGCACATGTGCGTTACGCCGCTGCCCTACGCACAGGCCGATCTCGACGCGGTCGCGCAGATGGCCGACGACGGTCTTTCTCACCAAGCCACCACCGGCGCCGCCGATGTGCTCGACCAGATTTTGGGAACCAACAGCCTGCGCGGGGCCACTCTGCTGGGCGATGGCCACCTCTCGAACGCCGGGATCGACCTCCTCACCGCACAGGGGCCAACGGTCGCGGTGTCCCCCTTGCCGTCAGGTCAGGAGACTCTGCCCGATTTCAACCCACGTCGTGTGTCCGACACCGTGGTCGCGGCACCATTCGATCCGTCGGTGGGCGCCGCGCTGAGCGCCATCGGCCGCACACCCGCCACCCCCGACTACGTGCCCTCATCGCTTCGCTTTGCACTACAACATGATTCACGTGTGGCGCGGATGCAGGACGCCCTCGGGGCGATGGCCTGGCAAGCGCTGAACCCGGCACAGACTCCCCGCCAGACGATTCTGCTGCCGGAGACAACCTGGGATCTGTCCGATGGCGAGGCGCGCTCGATCCTGTCCGCCACCTCCACCCTGTTGCATGCCGGACTCGCGATACCGCGACCGCTGCCGACCGTCATCGGTGAGGCCCGGGCCGGCGCCCAGGCCAATCCCGTCGACGCCACGTACGGCGTGGACCCCGCCGGGGCCGTGGACGACTGGGTCTCACAGGGACTGGGCGATGAAATCCGTCGGCTCTGGGGTCTCACGGCGGCACTGACCGTGGATGCCCGCACCGGACTCACCGGTGCGCAGTACACCAATCCGCTGCGCCAGGATGCGCTACGCGCGGTGAGCCAAAGCGTTCCGCAGGATGCACGCGACGACTCCGCGCGGGAACGGCTTGCCGCCATTCGCCGCACGGTCGGCGATCTGTTCAACGCCGTCACCGTCGTCAATCCGGGCGGCTCCTACACACTGGCCACCGAGCACAGCCCGCTACCGCTGGTGCTGCGCAACGAGCTTCCGGTGCCGATCCGGGTAACCCTGCGCGTCGAGACACCCGCTGGCATGAGCGCGACGGATGTTGGCGTACAAGAGATTCCACCCGGATTCCTGCCGGTGAAGGTGCCCGTGGAGGTCAACGTGTCTCAGCGCATGGCGGTGGACGTCACGCTGCACACGCCCGACGGTCTGCCGCTGGGCGACCCGGTGCGCCTTTCGGTGCACTCCAACGCGTACGGCAAGCCCCTGTTCTTCATCACCATCAGCGCCGCTACCGTTCTCTTCGCGCTGACGGGTCGGCGCCTGTGGCACCGGTTCCGCGGCCAACCCGATCGCGCGGATCTAGACCGCGAGGACGAAGCATGGCAGCCGTGAGAGAGCCGCTGGATCCGTTACCCGATCCCGAATCCGACGACACGATCGAGGAACTGTCCGACGCGGCCGTCATCGGGCATTCCGGTTCGATGGCGGTGGCCACCCTGGTCAGCCGGATCACCGGCTTCATCAAACTGCTGCTGATCACCGCGGCACTCGGCGCCGCCTCCGCGAGCGCGTTCTCGACCGCCAACCAACTGCCCAACATCATCGCCGCGTTGGTCCTGGAGGCCACCTTCACCGCCATCTTCATCCCGGTGCTCACCCGCGCAGAACGCGAAGATGCCGACGGCGGTGAGGCATTCATCCGCAAGCTGTTGACGATCGTCACGACCCTGCTATTGCTCACCACGGTGCTGTCGGTGCTGTCCGCACCCCTGCTGGCCGCACTGATGCTCGGCGGTGACCCGAAGGTCAGCACGTC
The nucleotide sequence above comes from Mycobacteroides saopaulense. Encoded proteins:
- a CDS encoding DUF6049 family protein, with the protein product MTRLTHRSATRVAAVLAVLALVLLGAPWSTPQAHAYRDGQFLKVLIDEVSPQTVTTVDSTVTVRGTVANVGDRPVTDVVVRLERADAVTASADLRANLHGRHDQYRPVGEFVTVAGTLEQGQQRPFTLAFPLRGGTGPNWNIETPGVYPALVNVNGTPDYGAAARLDDARFLLPVLGVPPPTGAASEPEIAPDTSRPVGLTLLWPLADRPRLAPGQPGGPTPVRLLDDQLERSLSPGGRLDALLGALEFATDAAVDPKGDLGRTVCVAVDPDLLVTVNEMTLGYQVLDDSADPAGPVHPGTGQGLALAWLDRLRAMARHMCVTPLPYAQADLDAVAQMADDGLSHQATTGAADVLDQILGTNSLRGATLLGDGHLSNAGIDLLTAQGPTVAVSPLPSGQETLPDFNPRRVSDTVVAAPFDPSVGAALSAIGRTPATPDYVPSSLRFALQHDSRVARMQDALGAMAWQALNPAQTPRQTILLPETTWDLSDGEARSILSATSTLLHAGLAIPRPLPTVIGEARAGAQANPVDATYGVDPAGAVDDWVSQGLGDEIRRLWGLTAALTVDARTGLTGAQYTNPLRQDALRAVSQSVPQDARDDSARERLAAIRRTVGDLFNAVTVVNPGGSYTLATEHSPLPLVLRNELPVPIRVTLRVETPAGMSATDVGVQEIPPGFLPVKVPVEVNVSQRMAVDVTLHTPDGLPLGDPVRLSVHSNAYGKPLFFITISAATVLFALTGRRLWHRFRGQPDRADLDREDEAWQP